The genome window ATGGTGCGCCGATCGCGTTGATGGGGTTCATTGGTGGTTTTTTAACGCCGATGCTGATGGGGGACTTTCGTGAAGATACGGTGTCGCTCTTTGTGTATTTGTTTCTGCTCTTCGGTGCGGCGCAGTTCTTGTGCGTGAAGCGTGGTTGGTGGGGCTTGTTTCTTGGCACCTTGATTGGCGCTTATTTTTGGACGGCGAGTTTGTTGTTTAGCTATGCGTGGGGTTATGATGTGTATCCGGAAGGGGCGCTGTTCTTTATCCTGGGGATTTGTGCGCTGAATGCGGGCTTGAGTTTCTATCTGGATGCGAAGGTCGATGCGGGGCGTGCGCGTCCGTTGCTGTGGTGCATTCGCATACTCGCTTGGGGCGGTGGCTTATTGCAGACTTTGGTGCTTGTCTGGCTCGGTGGGTTTGGGGCGGTGGATATGGCGCTGTTTGCCGTGCTGAGCTTTGGCGCCTTGACCCTGGCGGTTGTGCGCGAGGAGGCATTCTCCTGGGCGGCATGGCTGGCGTTCTGTGCAATGTTGATTGGCACTTTGGCGAATCCGGAGAGCTCGTTGCTGCATTACTGTGTGTGGCCTGCGGGTGTGGCGTTGGTGTTTTTTGTGGTGGGGCACTTCAAGGCCTTGCGCTCGGAGCAGTCAAGTTGCTGGCGGGGGTTGTCGGTCTGTGCATTAATCATGATGCTGCTGGCTGTGTTTGTGAATCGTGAGTTCGTAGTGATGAATGAGGCTCCATTTGAGGGTTTCTGGCTATTGCTGGCGATGGTGGTTGGGGGGCTACTGCTGATTGCGGCGGAGCATTTGAAGCGCAGTGACGACTCGTATGTATCGACGGTGGCGGAGTATTCCTCATTTGCGGTATTTTTGGTGGGATTCGGGCTCTGGGAAACTTTGCCAACTGATTACTTGTCTGCGGGCGTGGCAGGCTTGCTGTTTGTGGCCGCGGTGTATTGGAAGGTGCGGCAACTGGCTCGTGCGGAGTTAGTGTTTGGCGTGCTGGCCGCTGCGTGGGTAGTGACGATGCTTGAGCGGATTGGATGTTCGTTGGACTATCTTTTGCACTTTGAGGAGTTTCGTGTGGTGGGAATTGGTTGGAGTGAGCTGGGGAGTTGGTATCTGGGAGCTGCGGTGTTGGCTCTGATTCTTAAATGGTTCGGCTCTGTTCGTAAGTGGGGAGGGTGGTTGCTCGGCCTGGTCAGTTTATTGGCAATTGTGGCGAGTTATCACACTTGCGATCTGATTTGGCTCCAGAATTGGTGGTCGGAGGAGGCTGTCGAGGGCGGGCTGACGGCATTGCTGGCGGTGTTGGCTCTTGCTTGTATGATTTCTGCGAAGCGCTGGGCTGGCGGATTATCGGGCTGTTGGTTGTTGTCGGTGATCGTCGGCTATCGAATCGCAGTGATGCATCTGTTTGACCGAGGTGCTCAGGGGGATGGCTTTTTCTGGAATGCGTTGTTCTGGCAATTTGGTGTGCCCTTTGTTGCGGTGTTTGCGATGGCGTGGATCAGTCGGGTGCGTGCACTCGTCGGTAGCGCGAAGGCGTATCAGATCGGCGCGATGTTGCTCGGTTTCGTGTGGGCGACCTTTCTGGTGCAGGATTATTCCGGTAGTTCGCGCCTGTTTAGCGGCGTAGGCACGAGCACGGAGATGTATACTTACTCGGTGGTGTGGCTGCTGCTGGCGGTGGCTTATCAAGCGATGGGGCTGTGGCGTGGCATTAAGACGCTGCATGTCGGTTCGCTGATTTTATTGCTGCTGACGGTGGGAAAGGTGTTTCTCGTCGATGCATCAGAGTTGGAAGGTCTGTATCGCGTGCTGTCGTTTCTCGGGCTGGGAGTGGCGCTGATTGGAATCGGGTTCTTCTATAACAAGGTGGTGTTTACGCCTTCGGCGAGTGACGGCTGCGCAGAGTGAGAGTGGGAGTGAGAGTGAGAGTGGATGAGGGGGGAGTGAGGGAGTTTGAGTTTAGTCTTCTAAATTCTGACTTCTAGCTACTAACTTCTGCCTGACATGACTGATCTGAAAATATGGCTCGAAGCCACTCGACCGAAAACCCTGCCTGCGGCGGTGGTGCCGGTGATGCTGGCGTCGAGTGTGGCGTATGCGGATGGTTGCTTTGACTGGCGGCCTGCGCTGATTTGCGTGCTGTTTGCACTATTTATCCAGGTTGGAACGAATTTTGCCAACGACTACCTCGACGGCATCAAGGGCACCGATACCGAGGCGCGGCTGGGGCCGCGGCGCGCGGTGGCGGCTGGATTGATTGCACCTGCGAGGATGAAGCGGGCGACGATTCTGGTGTTGGCGGTGGGGTTTTGTATTGGGCTCGCACTCATTCCATTTGGTGGTTGGTGGCTGTTGGCAGTGGGCGTGGCAAGTGTTGCCTGTGCGTGGCTCTATACGGGCGGCCCCTATCCGCTGGCTTATAATGGGCTAGGGGACGTCTTTGTGGTCTTATTTTTCGGCTTCGTGGCGGTGGGGTGCACCTATTATGTGCAGGCTGGCACGATTTCGCGCGATGTGGTGCTGCTGGGGCTGGGCTGCGGTTTGCTGGTAAATAATATTCTGGTGGTAAATAATTATCGGGATCTCGATGAAGACCGCGCGGCTCGAAAGCGAACGCTGGTTGTGTTCTTTGGGCGGCGTTTTGCGCAGATGCAGTATTATGCGTCGGCGTTGCTGGCCGGGGTCGTCGTCTTGAGCTTTTGGGCGCTTGGCTATGGCGCAACTGTCTTGATTGCGCTGCTGCCGGTGATGTATGCGCTTGTTCTCGGCGGGCGGTTGAGTTCGGCCGAAGGGCCGTCTGACTTTCTTGAAGCGTTGAAAGGTTCGGCGAAAGTCGTTGCTGCGTATGGGGTGCTGTTTTCCGCAGGGGTGGTAATTGGGGCGGTCTTGTAGGGCTAGCACTCGCGACTGTGTGGGTTGCTTGAGGAGGGTCGGCCGGTGCGGCTCCCGCGTTCTACGCAGCCGTTCGGCGAGCCTGAGCGCAGAGCCACAGCGCTCAACCACAGCACTAGCACGCCGCAGGACGAGGCGGAGCTCGTCCCTCCCGAATGTGTTGAGCGAACCATCGCAATGGTTGATGCGCGGTCGTAATCGTTGGTGTCATGTGCAATTTTATCGGTGGTGCAGGTTTCGATGGTTTGTCAGCAACTTGGTAAGCGTCGACGTCCATTATCTGGTCTCTATTCAGTCATATTCGGCTGATTCGCGCATTTCTGGAGACTTGAGAAATATGCTAAAACGCTGGGAGTGTAATAGATACTTGCCATTTAGGGGCGACTGCCTTTGCTTCTCCCGTTTTTGAACTTACACAGCGTTATGGCACTTCCAGAAATTTCTACTCTCATTCCTCTTGCTCAAGCTTCCGGTGGCGGCCTCGGGCAATTCCTTCCTATCGTCCTTTTATTTCTCGGGATGTGGTTTCTCATCATCGCTCCACAGCGTAAGCGCCAGAAAGCGCATGATAAGATGCTCTCTGAGCTGAAGAAGGGCGATGAGATCGTCACGACTGGTGGTCTTTTCGGAAAAATCACTCGCGTTAAAGATGATCGCTTCGTCGTTGAAATAGCAGACAACACTCGTGTCGAGCTCGGTAAGGGCTTCGTCTCTAGTAAGATCGAAGCAGCTATCGTCGAGTAATTCGACACTCCCTCAATAATATATCCCATGTCCGGTAACATTTTTTGGAAATTCGTCCTCACGGCAGCCATCATCTTTTGGTGCGCCGCTGAGATCTCTCCGCTGCAAGATCGTCCTTTCGAGGATTACATCGTCGATCAGGCGACGGCTCAAACTGATGAGTTCGCGACGATCATGGAGCGCGCTCAAGCACGCGTTGATGAACAGGAGTCGAAGACACTCTTCCTCGCATTGCGCGAGATGGGCGTCGAAGAGGGGATCGATTACGCGGTATTCTTCCCCGAGATCAACCTGCGTGACGTCGCCAATCAGACGAAGCGTAACAACATCCTGCTGAAGCACATCCTCAGCACCGCGCAGAGTAATTTGCGCCTCGGCCTCGACCTTAAGGGCGGCGTCGGTGTGACGTTGAAGATCGCTGAGAATGCGGAAGGCAGCCAATTCGAGCAGGCTGAACAGCTGAAAGATGCGATTGAGATCATGGGCAACCGCCTCGACGGTCACGGTGTGGCCGAGCCGATCATTCGCCCAGTCGGGAATGACGCGATCGAGATCCAAATCGCGGGTCTGTCCACTAAGGATAATCCAGAAGTGCTCGAAGACTTGAAGAAGCCAGCTCGCCTGGAATTCCGTGCGGTGCACGAGACTTTGTTCCCTGACACGACTCCGAAGAACAAATACCCAGTTGGCTACGAAGTGCTCGCTGAGGAGAGTGAAGACCGCACGACTGGCGAAGTCACTGAGCGTCGCATGTTTGTGAAGCTCATTCCTGAAGCCACAGGCGAAATTGTGGATGATGCGTATATTTCTCAGACACAGACTGGTGGTTTTCAGGTGAATCTGGAAATGACCAGCGAAGGTGCTGATATTTTGGAGGCAGTGACCGAAAGAATGATCGGCAAGCCGCTTGCGATCGTGCTTGATGGCAAACTTTACTCGGCGCCAACAGTCCAGGGCGTGCTTTCCAGCCGCGCGCAGATTACTGGCACCTACTCGCAGCGTGAGGCATTCGACCTTGCGAACGTCTTGAACAACCCGTTGGCAATTGAGCTTGTGGTTGACCAGATGTATGAAGTGCAGCCGACTCTGGCAGAAGGCACACGTGCGAGCTCGATCAATGCGGCTGAATGGGGTGCGATCCTCGTGGTCGGCTTCATGATCGTTTATTATTTCCTCGGTGGTCTGGTCGCTGTGGCTTCTGCTGCGGTGAATGTGATCATCGTGCTCGGTGTGCTCGCCAGCTTCGGTGCGACACTGACACTGCCAGGTGTGGCCGCTCTTGTCCTAACACTCGGTATGGGTGTGGATGCGAACATTCTGATTTTTGAGCGTCTACGTGAAGAGCTCAAGTCTGGCAAGAGCCTCAAGAATGCAACCTCTGGTGCATTTGCGAAGGTGACCTCCACCATTGTGGACGCCAACTTGACGACGTTGATCACTGCTTCGATTCTGATCTGGCTCGGCACGGGTCCGGTTAAGGGCTTCGGTGTGACGCTTGCGATTGGTATCTGTGCTTCGATCTTCTGCGCGTTGGTTGTCACTCGCTTCTTGCTCGACTTCCTGGTGTTCCGTCTCGGCGTCAAGAAGGTGCTTGGCTTGAATTTGTTCTCCGAAATGAAGTTCGATTTCTTTGCACTTCGTAAGCCTGCGTTCATCGCTTCCTGGCTGCTTGTGTTGGCTGGTGTGATCAGTGTGTTCGTTCACCACGATAAAATCATGGGTATCGACTTCACCGGTGGTGATGAGATGACGGTTTCCTATGATGTCACCCATCGCATCGATCTCGGTGATATGGAGGTTGCGATCGAGGAACTCGATCTCGGCGAAGTGAATCCTGTCTATCAGAGCCTGATCGGTCAGGAGGCGGAAGTTCTCAAGTTGCAAACACGCTTCGACGACAGCCGTAATGTGCTGGCAGCGTTACAAGTCGCGTTCCCTGAGGCAAATCTTCAGGAGGCTGGCGTGACTCAGATCGGTGCATCTGTTTCCAATAGCATTCAAGCCAATGCGATTTACTCGGTGCTCGCGGCTCTCATCGGTATCTTGCTCTACGTCGCCTTCCGCTTCGAAGTCGGCTATGGTATCGGAGCGGTGGTTGCGACAATTCACGACGTTTTGATGACGATCGGTGTGTTCGTGATCTGCGGTGAGTTCGATATGTTCGTCAGTGGTCAGTTCACTGCGCCGATGTTGGCAGCGATCCTGATGATTGTCGGTTATTCGATCAATGATACCATCGTGGTCTTCGACCGTATTCGTGAAGAGCTGGAATTGAACCCAGGTGCAAATCTACGTTCGATTATCAATTTGGCGATCAACCGTGTGTTCTCTCGCACATTGCTGACCAGTATCACAACGTTGCTTGCTGCGATGTCACTCTACATCTTTGGTGCAGGTGTGATCAACGATTTGGCTTTTGTCTTCATCATCGGTATTCTTACTGGAACATTCTCCTCCATCTTCATTGCTAGCCCGATCTTCTTCTGGTGGCACAAGGGGGATCGTCGCCACGTCGAAGAGCATCAGCTCACGCCGAAGCGCTACGAGTGGGAGAGTGAAGGCTCAAGCGAAGCCTAGTCGCACTATCCATTTCAATTTACGGAATGGCGATTCGGTGACGAATCGTCATTCTTTGTTTTCAAACCCCATTTTATAAGCCTTTTTTATAGCGCCTGCTTACCTTAATATGCTTTGGACCACTACTGAGACAAACGAGACACTCGCCGCTCAATTGAGCGACGAGCTTCGTGTGTCGGCGGTGATGGGGCAGTTGCTGGCTCAACGTGATTTACCGACAGTCGAGGCCGCGGAGGAGTTTCTCCGTCCGCGTTTGGCTCAGTTGGATAACCCGTTTGCGCTGAAGAACCTTCGCGCGGCGGTCACTCGTATCGAGCAAGCCATTGAGGGGAAAGAGTCGGTCGTCGTGTTTGGTGATTACGATGTGGACGGTGTGACTAGCACGGTGCAGCTCGTCAGTATGCTGCGCACACTCGGGCTAGAGCCGCGCTTCTGTGTGCCGCTGCGCTTGGACGAGGGCTACGGCTTGAGCCATGATGCCATTGATCGTATCTTTGATGGTGATGTGCCTGAGCTGTTCATTGCGCTGGACTGTGGCACGAATGCGCACGAGCCGATCGCTTACCTGCGTGAGTTGGGCTGCGATGTGATCGTGGTGGATCATCACCAGACGAAGACGGAAGCGCCTAAGGGGTGTATTTTTGTAAACCCGCATGTGAATGACCCTGAGGATGCGCCTTGGCGTGATCTCTGCACGGCGGGGCTCGTTTTTAAGTTGCTGCATGGTTTGCTGAAGAGCCGACGTGAGGCCGAGGATCCACGCGTCGAAGGGATTCAGCTCAAAGATTATCTAGATCTCGTGGCGATGGGCACGATTGCCGATCTAGTGCCGCTGCACCGTGAAAACCGGATACTGTCTTGGTTTGGATTGCGGCATCTGCGCGCGAATGGACGTATGGGTGTCCGCGCGTTGGCAGAGGTGAGTGGGATCGATGCCAGCCAGGAAATGGCGAGCTCAGATATTTCGTTTAAACTCGCGCCACGTATCAATGCGAGTGGCCGTCTGGCGGATGCGACGCTACCGATTAATTTGTTGCTGAGCGACGACCTTGAGCAATGCAAAGGCATTGCGCAGGAGCTCGACGCGATGAATCGTGAACGTCAGGGCATTGAGCGTGGGATCGCAGCGGAGGCTGAGCGTCGCGCGGCGGACGAGTTTGCAGATGAGCCCGGCATCGTATTATTTGGCGAAGACTGGCACCCTGGTGTCGTTGGTATCGTCGCAAGTCGCGTGAGCCGTCGTTTTCACAAGCCCTGTGTGATCCTTGGTGCGGATGGTGATGAGACGCATGGCTCTGGTCGCAGTGTGGCGACGGTTAATTTGGTCGAAGTGTTCCAGCGCTGCACCGATCTACTCGGGCACTGGGGTGGGCATCCGATGGCGGCGGGCGTGTCTCTGCCGACTGCGAACGTTAAAGCATTTACCGCGCGCTATCTTGAGAGTTTGAAGGCGCTCTATCCCGCAGGTCTACCAGAACCATCCTTACGACTGTCGACATGGTTGGAGGTCGAGGACCTGGAAGAAGGGTTGTTGGATGAACTGGATCGCTTACATCCGTTTGGCCAAGGGAATGCAGAACCATCCTTCGGGGTGCGAGGCGTCGTGCTCGAAGAAGCACCGCATGCATTTGGCGAAGGGAACTTCCGTTTTCGCATGCCTGCAGTCAACGGTAGTCGCACCGGCGTAGCAGGCATCGCATGGCGTATGCACGGCGTGCCTGAGGTCGGTCAACCGATTGATATCGCCGTCCGCTTTTCGTGGAAC of Lentimonas sp. CC4 contains these proteins:
- a CDS encoding DUF2339 domain-containing protein, encoding MLAVLLVCLLVAAIVMPWVNHGRLILRGREVERLKEEVDRLSRKVLDLEVPRADADTMKVAAEVVKEKDSVVVPEVVSVIPPPIPKVVVRSEVERRAESQAEMPVSREEQTGMSVSRGEQAGRRSAEDGEAMSVSREKQASQDWFSKLAVWVGGVALLMAGFYMVKYSIDSGWLTPTVRLWMTTIFGALLCIGGFVIGQRSDSVGNQRIGQALTGAGVACLYFAVYAAVNLYGFLSSGAGFVGMVAVTALAVGLSLRHGAPIALMGFIGGFLTPMLMGDFREDTVSLFVYLFLLFGAAQFLCVKRGWWGLFLGTLIGAYFWTASLLFSYAWGYDVYPEGALFFILGICALNAGLSFYLDAKVDAGRARPLLWCIRILAWGGGLLQTLVLVWLGGFGAVDMALFAVLSFGALTLAVVREEAFSWAAWLAFCAMLIGTLANPESSLLHYCVWPAGVALVFFVVGHFKALRSEQSSCWRGLSVCALIMMLLAVFVNREFVVMNEAPFEGFWLLLAMVVGGLLLIAAEHLKRSDDSYVSTVAEYSSFAVFLVGFGLWETLPTDYLSAGVAGLLFVAAVYWKVRQLARAELVFGVLAAAWVVTMLERIGCSLDYLLHFEEFRVVGIGWSELGSWYLGAAVLALILKWFGSVRKWGGWLLGLVSLLAIVASYHTCDLIWLQNWWSEEAVEGGLTALLAVLALACMISAKRWAGGLSGCWLLSVIVGYRIAVMHLFDRGAQGDGFFWNALFWQFGVPFVAVFAMAWISRVRALVGSAKAYQIGAMLLGFVWATFLVQDYSGSSRLFSGVGTSTEMYTYSVVWLLLAVAYQAMGLWRGIKTLHVGSLILLLLTVGKVFLVDASELEGLYRVLSFLGLGVALIGIGFFYNKVVFTPSASDGCAE
- a CDS encoding 1,4-dihydroxy-2-naphthoate polyprenyltransferase, producing MTDLKIWLEATRPKTLPAAVVPVMLASSVAYADGCFDWRPALICVLFALFIQVGTNFANDYLDGIKGTDTEARLGPRRAVAAGLIAPARMKRATILVLAVGFCIGLALIPFGGWWLLAVGVASVACAWLYTGGPYPLAYNGLGDVFVVLFFGFVAVGCTYYVQAGTISRDVVLLGLGCGLLVNNILVVNNYRDLDEDRAARKRTLVVFFGRRFAQMQYYASALLAGVVVLSFWALGYGATVLIALLPVMYALVLGGRLSSAEGPSDFLEALKGSAKVVAAYGVLFSAGVVIGAVL
- the yajC gene encoding preprotein translocase subunit YajC, with the translated sequence MALPEISTLIPLAQASGGGLGQFLPIVLLFLGMWFLIIAPQRKRQKAHDKMLSELKKGDEIVTTGGLFGKITRVKDDRFVVEIADNTRVELGKGFVSSKIEAAIVE
- the secD gene encoding protein translocase subunit SecD; translation: MSGNIFWKFVLTAAIIFWCAAEISPLQDRPFEDYIVDQATAQTDEFATIMERAQARVDEQESKTLFLALREMGVEEGIDYAVFFPEINLRDVANQTKRNNILLKHILSTAQSNLRLGLDLKGGVGVTLKIAENAEGSQFEQAEQLKDAIEIMGNRLDGHGVAEPIIRPVGNDAIEIQIAGLSTKDNPEVLEDLKKPARLEFRAVHETLFPDTTPKNKYPVGYEVLAEESEDRTTGEVTERRMFVKLIPEATGEIVDDAYISQTQTGGFQVNLEMTSEGADILEAVTERMIGKPLAIVLDGKLYSAPTVQGVLSSRAQITGTYSQREAFDLANVLNNPLAIELVVDQMYEVQPTLAEGTRASSINAAEWGAILVVGFMIVYYFLGGLVAVASAAVNVIIVLGVLASFGATLTLPGVAALVLTLGMGVDANILIFERLREELKSGKSLKNATSGAFAKVTSTIVDANLTTLITASILIWLGTGPVKGFGVTLAIGICASIFCALVVTRFLLDFLVFRLGVKKVLGLNLFSEMKFDFFALRKPAFIASWLLVLAGVISVFVHHDKIMGIDFTGGDEMTVSYDVTHRIDLGDMEVAIEELDLGEVNPVYQSLIGQEAEVLKLQTRFDDSRNVLAALQVAFPEANLQEAGVTQIGASVSNSIQANAIYSVLAALIGILLYVAFRFEVGYGIGAVVATIHDVLMTIGVFVICGEFDMFVSGQFTAPMLAAILMIVGYSINDTIVVFDRIREELELNPGANLRSIINLAINRVFSRTLLTSITTLLAAMSLYIFGAGVINDLAFVFIIGILTGTFSSIFIASPIFFWWHKGDRRHVEEHQLTPKRYEWESEGSSEA
- the recJ gene encoding single-stranded-DNA-specific exonuclease RecJ; translated protein: MLWTTTETNETLAAQLSDELRVSAVMGQLLAQRDLPTVEAAEEFLRPRLAQLDNPFALKNLRAAVTRIEQAIEGKESVVVFGDYDVDGVTSTVQLVSMLRTLGLEPRFCVPLRLDEGYGLSHDAIDRIFDGDVPELFIALDCGTNAHEPIAYLRELGCDVIVVDHHQTKTEAPKGCIFVNPHVNDPEDAPWRDLCTAGLVFKLLHGLLKSRREAEDPRVEGIQLKDYLDLVAMGTIADLVPLHRENRILSWFGLRHLRANGRMGVRALAEVSGIDASQEMASSDISFKLAPRINASGRLADATLPINLLLSDDLEQCKGIAQELDAMNRERQGIERGIAAEAERRAADEFADEPGIVLFGEDWHPGVVGIVASRVSRRFHKPCVILGADGDETHGSGRSVATVNLVEVFQRCTDLLGHWGGHPMAAGVSLPTANVKAFTARYLESLKALYPAGLPEPSLRLSTWLEVEDLEEGLLDELDRLHPFGQGNAEPSFGVRGVVLEEAPHAFGEGNFRFRMPAVNGSRTGVAGIAWRMHGVPEVGQPIDIAVRFSWNYWRNSRYPQVTLIDWKPSGEN